The following are encoded together in the Alphaproteobacteria bacterium genome:
- a CDS encoding CPBP family intramembrane metalloprotease, protein MLRTDLSRANSLVQMAGRARRVTPWYIAPFVAILIFGGVAQFTDPFGYKPPQDMPAATLWGGLVQFLAPIASKPIGVWLQGISERSYATWMLPFFMLVGFSIAWLLLYLWVRLVEWRPFHTIGLGLSRSGPTVLFGILLALLMSSLVMVGLMIGGQLQPRVAAPGTTGSVALAGILFMLVAFTVQASSEEALYRGFLMNVMAYRAGIAAGIGVSTLLFALAHSRNHGFDALAAANLVLFALFVALLSLRTGSIWAACLWHTVWNWSIANVWGLAISGEPPDGGSIMAWESKGMKLWTGGDWGPEGGLATTIVLALGVAALFVWRGLGEPVAKEATA, encoded by the coding sequence ATGCTCAGGACCGACCTGTCGCGCGCGAACAGCCTCGTGCAGATGGCTGGCCGCGCCCGTCGCGTCACGCCATGGTACATCGCTCCGTTCGTCGCGATCCTGATCTTCGGCGGTGTCGCGCAATTCACCGATCCGTTCGGCTACAAGCCGCCGCAGGACATGCCGGCCGCCACGCTGTGGGGCGGCCTGGTGCAGTTCCTGGCGCCGATCGCGTCCAAGCCGATCGGCGTGTGGCTCCAAGGCATCTCCGAGCGCAGCTACGCGACCTGGATGCTGCCGTTCTTCATGCTGGTCGGTTTTTCCATCGCCTGGCTCCTGCTCTATCTCTGGGTCCGCCTGGTCGAGTGGCGGCCGTTCCACACCATCGGCCTGGGGCTGAGCCGCTCGGGGCCGACGGTGCTGTTCGGGATCCTGCTGGCGCTGCTGATGAGTTCGCTGGTCATGGTGGGGTTGATGATCGGCGGCCAGCTGCAGCCGCGCGTCGCGGCGCCGGGCACCACCGGCAGCGTGGCGCTGGCCGGCATCCTCTTCATGCTGGTGGCCTTCACGGTGCAGGCGTCGAGCGAGGAGGCGCTCTACCGCGGCTTCCTGATGAACGTGATGGCCTATCGCGCCGGGATCGCCGCGGGCATCGGCGTCAGCACGCTGCTGTTTGCGCTGGCGCATTCGCGAAACCACGGCTTCGACGCGCTGGCTGCTGCCAACCTGGTGCTGTTCGCGCTGTTCGTGGCGCTGCTGTCGCTGCGCACCGGCTCGATCTGGGCCGCCTGCCTCTGGCACACGGTGTGGAACTGGTCGATCGCCAATGTCTGGGGTCTCGCCATCAGCGGCGAGCCGCCGGATGGCGGCTCGATCATGGCCTGGGAATCCAAGGGCATGAAGCTGTGGACCGGCGGCGACTGGGGCCCGGAAGGCGGCCTGGCGACGACGATCGTACTGGCGCTGGGCGTGGCGGCGCTGTTCGTCTGGCGCGGGCTGGGCGAGCCTGTGGCGAAAGAGGCCACCGCCTAG